The segment GGCGAGTATCCTCGCACAGACCCGATACCACCCACATAGTAGTTTTTAGTGATTGGATAAGGGTTATTTCCATAAGCCTGACCATAACCAACCTCTCCGTTAAATGAGAGGATGTTTCCCTTAGAGAAAGAGTGATATTTCTGATACTGACCAAATAAACGATAAAAGGTCATATTCCCAACAGGCGTTCCAGCTTCTGCTGACAATTGCTGCAAAGAACCATCCGACGGAATTAGCGCGCTATCACGACCATCGCGCGCCCACCCAACTGTTAAGGGGACGTTATAGGTTGTCAAGGTACCAGGGTATCCAGGAGATGCAATTCCATAGCTCATTGCATAATTTAGATAAGGCTGCGGAGTATTTTCCGTAGTCTGAATTTGGAAAGCCTCAACACCCGATCCGAAAAATACTCGGTCAACTTCAGTGTATGGCACTCCAAATTTAATGTTTGTACCAACGGATTTAATTTGGTAATCAGGATCGCCGACGTAATACAAAGGCTTTGATGATCGATAGTACAAATCGGTATAGCGACTAATTCCCTCTTCAGTAAAATAGGGATCGTAATTAGAGAGGGTTAAGTTTTGATTTATTTTTCCCAATGAGGCATTAAGACCAACTGAAGTTCCAGTACCAAAAGCATTATCCTGATTGACGCCGGCAGATAATATTAATTTTTCAGTAGAAGAGAATCCAGCGCCAACCGTCACTGCCCCGGTAGGTTTTTCAGTTACTTTCACATTGACGTCCACCTGATCCGGGGAACCAGGCACATCTTCAGTTGTAATGTCTGTTTCAGTGAAGTACCCTAGACGGCCAAGTCGTTTTTTAGATAAATCAATTTTTTCACTATCAAACCAAGAGCTCTCGAACTGACGCATTTCGCGGCGAATCACCATGTCACGCGTCTTCGCATTTCCCGAGATCTCAACCTTTCGCACATATACACGACGACCTGGATCAATCACTAAAGTGACATCGACCTCGGATAGGTCGCGACGAATATCTGGCTGTGGATTGATAGTGGCAAATGCATACCCATAGGCACCTAGAACATCAGCAATCGCTTTTGTACTCTGCGTTAATAGAGCAGATGAATAGGTGTCGCCAGACTTCAATACGATTAATTCCTTAAGCTCAGATTCTTTACCTAATAACTCGCCAGCCAAACGAACATCTCTGACGGTAAATTTTTTACCCTCATTGATACTAATGGTTAAGTAAATTGCCTTCTTATCAGGAGTAATCGAAACTTGAGTGGCTTCATAAGTAAATTCCAAGTAACCACGATTCAAATAGTATGAGCGGATAGCCTCCAGATCTGCCATCAATTTTTGCTTCGAATACAAATTATCTTTGCTATACCAAGACAGCCAACCGCCAGTTTTAAGCTGCATCTCACTTCTAAGAGTGCCCTCACTAAAAGCTGCATTACCAATAAAGTTAATTTCTTCAATTTTGGCAACAGGGCCTTCATCAACATTGAAATAGACGGCCACTTGATTACGCTCAACCGGAGTTACTGTAGCCACTACCTCGGCAGCAAACATACCTTTTCCAACGTAGGCACGCTTCAATTCTTGCTCAGCCTTGTCTATTAAGGCTTTATCATAAAAACGAGCTTCAGCAACGCCAACAACTTGCAACGATTTTCGAATGCTTTCGGGCTGAAATTCTTTCATACCCGTAAACTCCATCCGCGAGATGGTGGGACGCTCATCAACAATCACAATAAGGACATCACCCTGCGCTTGAATTTGCACATCCCTAAAGAATCCTGTGCTGTAAAGAGCTTTAATTGCTTCAGCACCCTTTTCTTCTGTAAATGTGTCGCCAACCTGCACAGACAAATAACTGAATACGGTTCCAGGCTCTACCCGCTGCAAACCCTCTACTCGGATATCTTTAACAACGAAAGAATCTGCTGCATGAACATGCAAACTCAATCCAATAGATAAAAGCAGAATGAGTCTTGCTAAAAATCGCATAAGGCCGAAGGAGGATAGGTTCAGAAAATTCAAG is part of the Polynucleobacter tropicus genome and harbors:
- the bamA gene encoding outer membrane protein assembly factor BamA; translation: MRFLARLILLLSIGLSLHVHAADSFVVKDIRVEGLQRVEPGTVFSYLSVQVGDTFTEEKGAEAIKALYSTGFFRDVQIQAQGDVLIVIVDERPTISRMEFTGMKEFQPESIRKSLQVVGVAEARFYDKALIDKAEQELKRAYVGKGMFAAEVVATVTPVERNQVAVYFNVDEGPVAKIEEINFIGNAAFSEGTLRSEMQLKTGGWLSWYSKDNLYSKQKLMADLEAIRSYYLNRGYLEFTYEATQVSITPDKKAIYLTISINEGKKFTVRDVRLAGELLGKESELKELIVLKSGDTYSSALLTQSTKAIADVLGAYGYAFATINPQPDIRRDLSEVDVTLVIDPGRRVYVRKVEISGNAKTRDMVIRREMRQFESSWFDSEKIDLSKKRLGRLGYFTETDITTEDVPGSPDQVDVNVKVTEKPTGAVTVGAGFSSTEKLILSAGVNQDNAFGTGTSVGLNASLGKINQNLTLSNYDPYFTEEGISRYTDLYYRSSKPLYYVGDPDYQIKSVGTNIKFGVPYTEVDRVFFGSGVEAFQIQTTENTPQPYLNYAMSYGIASPGYPGTLTTYNVPLTVGWARDGRDSALIPSDGSLQQLSAEAGTPVGNMTFYRLFGQYQKYHSFSKGNILSFNGEVGYGQAYGNNPYPITKNYYVGGIGSVRGYSPGSLGPQYYNTIIGAWQPTGGQSKIVTNLEYTVPVPGSGVDKTLRVFGFADGGNAFGQNINLVLRYSYGLGLSWISPLGPLKFSYGIPYKAQPTDNIQRLQFQVGTAF